A single Oryza brachyantha chromosome 8, ObraRS2, whole genome shotgun sequence DNA region contains:
- the LOC102703056 gene encoding uncharacterized protein LOC102703056 isoform X1 → MAGVGEEGEVAALREALRQQAAAVEELRAELEEERQAASSGADEALAMILRLQAEKAAERMEAEQFRRVAEERILHDGDSLAFLKAVVFHQEMEIASLNRRLLAVCCDPPYAPPAGDGAAAAAADLPWLRKLAKNGVVPSRRNASLPAARLEELCSEIDSAGKNGGGDGRPARTVSDIGEVIRREKNEWLTSNATHHHHQPPPPAPKLHRSASHRLRRVPRYSESATLRSTTRASPEIISEEDDDDMASRHSAKARKECNCSDHTTIAELGEGIEQIKLNVQNLQTEFIKTKESAITNGDSQAQLLAKICAKLDMIQAQQQDVQVEKRPSAPVPPVRALSREGGSSSKGGGGHTQSELLLMNHFIEVSAAIFSAPIVRPLIKAAASMPFFRCFLILVLAVVLRKVLIN, encoded by the coding sequence ATGGCCGGAGTTGGAGAAGAAGGCGAGGTGGCCGCGCTGCGGGAGGCTCTGCGGCAGCAGGCGGCCGCCGTGGAGGAGCTGAGGGCcgagctggaggaggagaggcaggCGGCGTCGTCGGGCGCGGACGAGGCGCTGGCCATGATCCTGCGGCTGCAGGCGGAGAAAGCGGCGGAGCGGATGGAGGCGGAGCAGTTCCGGCgggtggcggaggagaggaTCCTGCACGACGGGGACTCGCTCGCGTTCCTCAAGGCCGTCGTCTTCCACCAGGAGATGGAGATCGCCTCCCTCAACCGCCGCCTGCTGGCCGTCTGCTGCGACCCGCCGTACGCGCCTCCCGCCggtgacggcgccgccgccgcagccgccgacCTCCCCTGGCTGAGGAAGCTCGCCAAGAACGGCGTCGTTCCGTCAAGAAGGAacgcctccctccccgccgcaCGGCTGGAGGAGCTCTGCTCGGAGATCGACTCCGCCGGcaagaacggcggcggcgacgggaggccGGCGAGGACGGTGTCCGACATAGGCGAGGTGATCAGAAGGGAGAAGAACGAGTGGCTGACGTCCAATGcgacccaccaccaccaccagccgccaccgccggcgccaaaGCTGCACCGGTCGGCGTCGCACCGGCTCCGGCGAGTGCCAAGATACTCGGAGAGCGCCACCCTGAGATCTACCACGAGAGCTTCCCCGGAGATCATCTCcgaagaagacgacgatgaCATGGCCTCCCGCCACAGCGCGAAGGCGCGAAAAGAGTGCAACTGCAGCGACCACACCACCATTGCCGAACTGGGCGAAGGCATCGAGCAGATCAAGCTCAATGTACAAAATCTTCAGACCGAATTCATCAAAACGAAGGAATCCGCCATCACCAACGGCGATTCGCAAGCCCAACTACTGGCCAAAATCTGCGCAAAACTCGATATGATCCAAGCGCAGCAGCAGGATGTTCAGGTGGAGAAGAGACCATCTGCTCCTGTGCCGCCGGTGAGAGCTCTGAGCAGGGAAGGAGGTAGCTCGTCCAAAGGGGGAGGAGGGCACACACAGAGtgagctgctgctgatgaACCATTTCATTGAGGTGAGTGCAGCCATCTTCTCTGCTCCGATAGTTAGGCCTTTGATCAAGGCTGCTGCATCCATGCCATTCTTTAGATGCTTCTTGATACTGGTCTTGGCTGTGGTGCTCAGAAAAGTTTTGATCAACTAG
- the LOC102703056 gene encoding uncharacterized protein LOC102703056 isoform X2 produces the protein MAGVGEEGEVAALREALRQQAAAVEELRAELEEERQAASSGADEALAMILRLQAEKAAERMEAEQFRRVAEERILHDGDSLAFLKAVVFHQEMEIASLNRRLLAVCCDPPYAPPAGDGAAAAAADLPWLRKLAKNGVVPSRRNASLPAARLEELCSEIDSAGKNGGGDGRPARTVSDIGEVIRREKNEWLTSNATHHHHQPPPPAPKLHRSASHRLRRVPRYSESATLRSTTRASPEIISEEDDDDMASRHSAKARKECNCSDHTTIAELGEGIEQIKLNVQNLQTEFIKTKESAITNGDSQAQLLAKICAKLDMIQAQQQDVQVEKRPSAPVPPVRALSREGGSSSKGGGGHTQSELLLMNHFIEAMMYIP, from the exons ATGGCCGGAGTTGGAGAAGAAGGCGAGGTGGCCGCGCTGCGGGAGGCTCTGCGGCAGCAGGCGGCCGCCGTGGAGGAGCTGAGGGCcgagctggaggaggagaggcaggCGGCGTCGTCGGGCGCGGACGAGGCGCTGGCCATGATCCTGCGGCTGCAGGCGGAGAAAGCGGCGGAGCGGATGGAGGCGGAGCAGTTCCGGCgggtggcggaggagaggaTCCTGCACGACGGGGACTCGCTCGCGTTCCTCAAGGCCGTCGTCTTCCACCAGGAGATGGAGATCGCCTCCCTCAACCGCCGCCTGCTGGCCGTCTGCTGCGACCCGCCGTACGCGCCTCCCGCCggtgacggcgccgccgccgcagccgccgacCTCCCCTGGCTGAGGAAGCTCGCCAAGAACGGCGTCGTTCCGTCAAGAAGGAacgcctccctccccgccgcaCGGCTGGAGGAGCTCTGCTCGGAGATCGACTCCGCCGGcaagaacggcggcggcgacgggaggccGGCGAGGACGGTGTCCGACATAGGCGAGGTGATCAGAAGGGAGAAGAACGAGTGGCTGACGTCCAATGcgacccaccaccaccaccagccgccaccgccggcgccaaaGCTGCACCGGTCGGCGTCGCACCGGCTCCGGCGAGTGCCAAGATACTCGGAGAGCGCCACCCTGAGATCTACCACGAGAGCTTCCCCGGAGATCATCTCcgaagaagacgacgatgaCATGGCCTCCCGCCACAGCGCGAAGGCGCGAAAAGAGTGCAACTGCAGCGACCACACCACCATTGCCGAACTGGGCGAAGGCATCGAGCAGATCAAGCTCAATGTACAAAATCTTCAGACCGAATTCATCAAAACGAAGGAATCCGCCATCACCAACGGCGATTCGCAAGCCCAACTACTGGCCAAAATCTGCGCAAAACTCGATATGATCCAAGCGCAGCAGCAGGATGTTCAGGTGGAGAAGAGACCATCTGCTCCTGTGCCGCCGGTGAGAGCTCTGAGCAGGGAAGGAGGTAGCTCGTCCAAAGGGGGAGGAGGGCACACACAGAGtgagctgctgctgatgaACCATTTCATTGAG GCAATGATGTACATACCGTGA